Genomic window (Mycoplasmopsis citelli):
TCGCCGCTAAGTTTATAAATAAACTCCGCTCGACATGCATGTATTAGGCACACAGCCAGCGTTCATCCTGAGCCAGGATCAAACTCTCGAAAAAATTGACTGTCATGTATTGTTATATATCTAGTTTTCAAAGAACTTTTTGAGTTGTTAGCTTTCTAATTATACTAATAAAAATTTTTTTCAAAAGAATTTATTAAAAATTTATTTTAAAAAAATTAAAAAAATTAGCTTTAAGCTAATACATCTCTTTGGTTAATGGTAATAATTTGATTATCTTGTTTATTAGTATTTAAAATTAGTAAAACCGCATTTAATTGGGTAGGATTATCACTAACTTCAAAGCGTTGCTTGGTATTAAAACGCATCTTATTATATACTGGTTCATAACTAGCTCCAATGGCACAATCTTGCGGACCAGTCATACCCACATCGGTAATAAATAAAGTTCCCTTTGGCAAAGTTCGACCATCAGAAGTTTGCACATGGGTGTGCGTTCCACAGATTGCATCAGCAGTTCCATCTGCATACAGTCCAAAAACATTTTTTTCGCTGGTAGTTTCTCCGTGAAAATCTACAAAAACAAAATCATGCTCATACTTTTGAATAACATAATCAAAAGCATCAAAAAAGTTATTAGCAACATCTTGTTTTCATGGAGATAGCAATGGATTAAAGCTAATTCCCATTAGTGAGATAACCAACAACTTCTGCTTATTGACTTCAAAGACCTTTGCTCCAACACCTGGATAAATATCTTCAACATTTAAAGGTCTAATAATGTTACTATTATTAATAAAAGTTGCAATATCATCTTTAGCTCAAACGTGATTGCCCATAGTAATGACATTAACACCTAAACTCTTTAATTTGAGATAATCATTATAAGTTAACCCTTTACGCCCTGAAACATTTTCTCCTTGAGCAATAATAAAATCAGGCTGATATTGTTCCCTTAACTTAGGAAGTGTTGCTTCAAGGGTTTGTAATCCTCGTTTGCCAAAAATATCACCAAAAAATAAAATTTTAAGTTGTGCCATAGTTAAAATAATTATAAAACATAAGTTTTTATTTAAAACTAATAATGAGAAATTGTTTAAACACTTTATCAGATAAAAAGTATCTTTTATATTGAATTATTTGTAAAGAAAAACTGATACAAATTATGTATCAGTTTTTTGTATTAAATCTTATTTAAATACTATCAGGTAAATCTAAATATTCATATTCTTTTGGATTTTTAAAAAACATTAATGTGGTTTCATATGAACCTAAATCAAGTTTAAATTGATTCATATATTTTGAATTACGTTCTAAAAATAAATCAATATCATCTCTAAGTTCATATGTTGGATTTTCCGGATTTTCTCCTTCGAATAAATCAAAATTTGTTAAATCAATGGCTTTTCATCGATTATCAACTTTAACTTCATTTCAAGCGTGATAACCACTAACAATAGTAGATTGAGGATCTCCTAAATATGGCCCACTAACAATTCTTACTGGAATATTCAAAATTGTAAGTGCCGCTGCTAAATTCATTGAATATCCAACACATTGAATTTCAGGGTCATTAGTAAAAATTTGAGCCGGATTATAAAATCCGTATCCATTATAGTTATAATAAACATTTACAGGAAAATATAAATATAATGAATTAGTCGCAATATAATAGGCAACTGCTTTAATTTTAGTTTCGTCATTTCAATTTTTGTTAATAATATTTGGTAAAACTTTTTTTCAATGATTAAATCATCTTTTATATTCGGGGATTGGATTAATTCAAGAGTCTATTTTTAGTTTTTTAATTTCTTCGTCACTATAATTTTCTGATCCGTCGGCTGTAAATTGTCCATAAGTACTAAATAAATTATTAAATCTTATTCGTTTTGGATTTATTAATTCACTTTCTATACTTTTGTATTTGGCATCTGAAAATAAATTTGGTTTTTCAAACAAAAGATTATTGTAAATTTTATAATTTTCGTGTGATCCAATTTTTGGTTTGTCTTTGAGTTCTACTAGTTTTTGATAGTCATAAAATTTTTTGTAATCAAAATTTTTTATTGAACTTCAGTCCAAAAATTGGTACTCTTTATTATCAAACAAATCTTTTTTAAATTTAAAAGTTGGTTTTTGAAAAGAAACTTTTGATAAATTAAGTCTATTAATTTCGTTACTTACTGCTATTTCTTTATTAAAATCTCCCGAAAAAATTTTTAGTCCTTTTTGTTTAACGTCATTGTCATTCACTTTTTCTGGGTTTTGTTCATTTATGTTTCAAAGTTTAAAATAGCTATTTGGTTGAAAATTAATTTGTCTTGCTAAATAATCGCTAATTATTTTATTATCTTTAAATTTCGGATCTATTTGTAAAGCGGAGATATCTTTATCTTCAATTTTAGGGATTTGATCTTTTTTCTCTACAAAAATTCAATTTCATCTTCGATAATATTTAAGCCAATTAGCGATAAATTCATCATTAACTAATATCTTTTTAAAATTTCCACTGTAATATTTATCTGGAGACAAAGAAAAGTCGTTATTTTTATCAATTCCTCATTGAAAATCTACATATTTATCATAATTATTTTGATAATAATATAAAAATTTTTTTAACCTTTTAAGTGGCTGAAGATAATATGGATGTTGTTCATATAATTTAATTTGTTCTTTTAATTTGTAAATATAAAAATCTTTGAGAGAATTTCTTACTACATTTGTCGGTTCTTCTTTAGCAGATCTAATTAAATTTAAAGATTTAGCATACAATTTATTTCATTCATTTTTATCGCTTTCCGAAGCAATCAATTCATTTTTACTTAAAAATGAAGATTTTCAAATTTTATATCTGCTAAAAAAAGAATTTCAATTACTTTTAAAAATTTCTAAATAATCTTTGAAAGTTTTTGCTCTTTCAATTTGTTCAATTTTTTTATTTATAAGCAATATGAATTTATCTAATGATGGAAGATTTGTGGTGTCTACCAAAACTTCTTGAAGATTAGATTTTAAAGTTTTTAATTTTTTGTTTTGTTCATCTGATAACAAATATTCAATTGGTTTTGGAATTGGTTTTGGAATTGGTTTTGGAATTGGTTTTTCGGTTCTTTTTTCTCCACTAATTAGAGATTTGGTAACTTTATTATCTATATCTGGCGAAGTAGCCATTGAACTATTGGAGATATTTTTAATCTTCAAAACTTCTTTATCATCTTTTTTTGGCGAATCTATAGGTATTTTTTGCTGGTTATTTTTAGGAATAACTTTTGGAGTTTTGGTTGTAATAGAATTGTTTTCTTTTTCTACTAAAACTATTGGTATTTTAGGATTTTTAATAGATTCTTCACCAGTTATAACGCGTTTTTCAGGGTTTTTTTCTATTGATGAGGTTATTTCTGCTTGTTCTATATTTTTTTCATTAAAAATATTTGAATTTTTTGTTTTTAAATTAGTTTTCTTAACAAAAACTAAAGGTAAAACAATCGTAGTAATTAAAACTATCCCACCAACTAACACTAATGATCATTTGGATTTATTATACGATAAAACTTTTGAAAATTTCATTTTTAAAATTGCCTTTCAAATTTCAAAAAATTCTTTATTCGTCGTCATCGACTGCAACCATTACAGTTGGTGAAGTTATTACTAAATTGTAATAGTCTAAACCTCTACCATAGTCTTTAGTGAATAAATTAGCAACAACATTAGTAAATTCGAATTTCCCAAATTCAATCCTTCTAACAACAACAAATTGTAGTGAAGTGGTTTTTCCTGCATTGGTTTCTTTTTCAGATAAATTTAATTTAAACGAATATTTTCTATCATTATTAAACGCATCTAAAGGGATTTGAACTTTTTTTACCTTAAGTTTATTTGCATCATCGGTTTCGTTAGCATCAATATAGTAAATTTTGAATTTATATTGATAATTACCTCTACTTAAAATATTGATTCTATTAAGAACAGAAACTTGTTGTGGTTTTTTCGGATTTCCAGTAAAATTATAAAAATATTCCCCATATTTTTGTTTATCTGTGTTGGTGTTTTTATATCCAGTTCCGTAAAGTTCTGTACCAAAACCGTATGGTTGATAGAATAAAACATGTTTAGTCGCGTTTTTGTATAATTTTGAATTTAAAATTAAATTTTTAAACTTAGTATAATTTGTTGTCATTGTAGATAAATCGCTTCTAACTTTTGATAATTGAGTTTCAATAGAAGTTTTTTCAACTTGAGAAGATTTTAATTGGTTTGTAACAGTTTGAATTTGGTTTTGTAAAGAATTTATTAAAGAGTTTTTTTCAATCAAATTTTTTTTATAGTTTTGGTTTTCGTTATTTAAATTTTTAATTGTAAAAGCTTTACCTCGAATTTCATCGTTTGCAAGATCAAGTTGATTTTGAAGTTTTTTACTTAAATTGTTTTTTGAATTTAAAGTGTTTTCAGTTTTAGCAACAATTTTCTTTTGCAGTTGTATAGTTTCTGTATATAAGTTAATAATTCTGTTTGTGTATTCATTTATAAAATCAATTTGCTTTTCTGCATTATTTTCTGGAGTTTGTAAATCGCTCAAAGCAAGTAATTTTTTAATTTCTGAAACATTAATTTGTCATTGTTCAGCAGCTAACTTAATTTTAATTGCGAGACTTTTTCTATTTTTATATTCTCTTGTTAATGAATTAACATTTGAAACTAAAAGAGTTGAATAAATATTTTGCCTTTGGCTTAAATTATTAACATTTTTTTGAAGTTCAGCTATTGAACTATTTAATGAAGAAATTGAATTATTTAATATTGCGGTATTGATATCATAATCTTGCTGTAACGCACTTTGGTAAGCACTATTAAGATTAGTTGAAAGTTCAATTAAAGACTTAATATTTGCCTGATTTTGCTCTAAATTAGCACGTTCATCAAAAGTTGGAGCAATCTTTGCTAATTGAGATCTTAAATGTGAAAAGTCCAAATTTTGATTTACACTCCCAAGAAAGTCTTGAGCTTTAGTTTTAATATTATCATATAACTCTTTAACATTGTCATAAACTGTTTTAGCTTCCACTTTGCTAATTATTATTTGAGTATTTAAAGCTTCAAGCTGAGATTGTGTTGTTCTTAAGGTTTCTTGAGTTTTAGTTAATATTATTTTATTTTTTTCTAATTCTGCTCGAACAGAATTTAAGGCATTTTGAGTATTAGTAAGTTCTTGATTTTTTGCATTAAGTTCAGATTGAGTTGCTACTAATTCCTCTTTAGTAGAATTTAAACTTTCTAAAGTATTTTGGTATTGAACTTTTAGTGTATCTAAAACATTGCTTTTGTACTCTTGAATAACTTCTTGAGCCACTTTTAAAGCATTATTAACTACAGTTATAAAAGTTTGAGAATAATTATCTGCTGTGTATTGAGTTTTTAAATTAGTTAAAATTTCAATTTGATTCTTTAATTTATCCGCTGAAGCATCAGCATTTGCATCGCTAGAACTTCTTATTGTTTGTTCAATTGTGTCCAAAGTAGTAATTTGATTTTCAAGAACTAAAGCTAAATTACTCATTAAATCATTTTTGGTTTGTTCAAGATTTTGTTCTAAAGTAGTTTTTTGATTATTTAAACTATCTACTTGATTTTGAAGTTCATTGTTTTGCTGTTCTAAATTGTTTATTTGCTGAGATTGAGCGGAAATGTGTGAAATTTTTTGCTTTATTTCTTTTTCATATAAAGTATTAATTAAATCTTTAACTGAATCATATTCTTTGATGATTCTTTCAAAACTTTTGTTTACATCATTCAAATCATAACTTTGAATATTTGAATAGTCATTATCATCTTGTGCATCAGTTAAAGACTGATTCATTTGTTCAAATAACTGATTAAAATAAGCTTCTTTTGTTGTTAAAAGTTTTAAAGTACTATTAACTTTGGTTTTAATTTTTTCGACTTGAACTTTATCAGTTTTTTCAAATTTAGAATCATCAAAATCTTTTAATGTACCTTTAAATTCTGACATTCATTTTAAGTAAAAACCTAGCTGAGAGATAAGTTTTTCGGCTAATTCTTTAATTTTCTCGTCTCTTTGAGTAATTTGATCGTTTAAATCATCAACTTCTTGTTTATGTTTCCTAATTTGATTGCTAACTAAATTAATGACATTAGTTAATTGAGTAAGAAAAGTATTTTGAGCTTTTTGGATTGAGTTAAAAGCTTTTACTGCACTGCTTGTGTTATTAAAGGTTATTGATTTTAATGAATTTGATAGATTTTTGACTTTTTTAAGTGAACTTGCAATTGCTTTTTGTGAATCTTCAGTAAAGTTATTGCTATTATCTGAAAGTTTTTTTAGCGTTTTAGTTAGAGATAATACTTTTTTACTTAAACTCTCTTTCCAATTTAAAAATGGTTGCTCAAATGCTTTAAATCCATCATTTGAAGCTTTTGGATTACTTATATTACTTGAAAGCTTATCTAAATTTGCATTAGATGAAGTCAAATTACTTAAATCTTGAGCAAATAATTGCAATTGCTCTCTTTGAATTTTTAAGTTTTGTACTTTACTTTTATCTTGTTTGTTTGCCTCACTATATTCACGGAGTTGAAAACTAAGATTATTTATTTTGGTATTTAAAAAACTAATTTGGTTTTGATTAATAGTTTTACCGCTTCCGATCCCTATACCAATACCGGTTCCCAGAAGCAAAAAACCTCCAAAAGATAATAAAAATCTTTTGGTTGATTTTTTATTTATTTTTTTCATGATGATCTCCTAAACAATTTGTTTTAATTACTTAGCATTTATTTAACTAAATTAATTAAAGTCAACCTCATATATACTTGAAAAATCAAAATTATTTGCATAATTTTAATCCTTATTTATTTAAGTATTTCAAGTTCTGAAGCATTATTTTTAAGGAGTTTAAAAGAATTAGTTTAATTTATCAAAATTCTTGTTTTAAAATATTTGTTGCTGATTTTTTATGTTTTAAAATAAGTTAAGTATGATTTTAATTAAAAACTACTCAAAAAACAATAAAAAACTTAAAAATAAAAATGCTTTTCATTAATTTAATTATAATTTTACTTAAGATTAAACCCAAGTAAAAAGCAATTTTTCTTAAGAAATTGTGGAAATTTTCCACAAAATAACTATATTTTTAAGCTTTTTATCATTTTTTTGAAAATTAATTATTTTTAATAATGATAAACAAATAAAAGGGATTAAATTCGGAAAATTTAAATAAGCCTTTAATATCTATACATTAAAAAATAACCGAAAAAAATATTATATTAATTTTTCAACATCAATTTTTAGCCTAATTATATTTATGAAAATCTCGCAATATTTATTGAATTTTTAAAAAATCTATAATAAATATTTTTTCTTAAAATATTAAAGAAAAGAAAAAACCACAAAAATACATTGATTTTGTGGTTAATTTTTCTTATTTTTTCAAAAAAATTCTTTTTATTTCTATGCATTTTAAATATATAATTAAAGTGCCATACGAAAAGCTCTTTGGTTTGAAAATCTCTAATTCTTTTTTAAGTGGCATCTTATTAAAGTTTTTTTGATAATAAAAAAACAAATTATAAAAATAAAAATTTTTATAATTTGCTATCCAAACAGTAAAAAGTATTGGCAATCAAAACTAAAGTTTGTATAAAAGCATATTTAAAAGTGAAAAATGCTTTTTATAACAATCAAATAGAATCTTTGCGAGACTGTTTAAATTTTTGTTGCATCTAAAATGTTGCAAAAACTAATTTAGTTCTTACAAAAAGGTCTTAAGTTTTTAAAGTAATTTTTATCTTTTAATTTTAAATATATCTGAAGTTAATTTAGATTGTAAATGCAAACTTTTTAAATAAAAAACTCAAGGAGGTAAATAGCATAATTTAGATAAAGTTTTTAATTTTAAATAACATAATCTAAAAATACCATCTTTAAAACTAATATTGAGTGTTAATTAGATAATTGTGCAAATATTTTTTAATTTAATTATTAGTAAATATTCAAATGCAACAGATTAATATTATAACACAAATATTTTTTTAAAATGTATTTTAAAATAAAAAAGATTGAAAATCTTATCAATAAATCTTTGATTTTGTTTTGGTAAAAACTTTATCTAAAGTTAGGAAAATTCTAGTAGTATTTGTTTTACTTTTTATAAATAAATGTTTCTGATTATTTTTCCAGTTTTCTTATAACAGAAACTCAAAAAGTAAAATTTGCAATTAAACTTAAACATAGTTTTTAAAACTTAAAAGGAATTTTTAAAGTTCTATTCTTAAGTCTTAAAAATTCATATAAAAACTGGAAATATTAACAATATAAACAACAAGGAGAAACATGAAATTATCAAGAAAAAGGAATTTACTTTTATCTTTTGCAGGAGCATTACTTTTAGGGACTGGTATTGGTATTGGGTTTGGAACCGGTAAAACTGTTAATCAAAACCAAATTGGTTTTTTAAGTAGTAAAATAAATTCTCTTAATTTTGAACTTCAACAATATAATCAAGCAAATAAAGTTGCTAAATTAAAAATTAATAACTTAAAAACTCAAAGTGAGAAATTGCAATTATTTGTTAAAGACTTAAATGAGTTAAATTTATCTAGTGAGAATTTAAGTGATCTTTCGAGCAAAATAACTCAAGAAAAAGTCTCAGATGATGGATTTAAAGCATTTGAGCAACCTTTTTCAACTTGAAAGAGCAATTTAGTTAATAAAATCTCGACATTAAATACAACTTTAAAAAATCTTTCGTCCAATAACGATAGTCTAAGTGGAGAAACTCAGCAAGGCATTAATACTTCGCTTAACAAAATTAAAGAATTACTTAATTCATTAGAAAAGATCGCATTTGCCTTCACTGATACTAATAGTGTAATTAAAGTTTTTGAGTCAATTCAAAAAGCTCAAAACACTTTTCTTGCTCAACTAACTAATATTATTAGTTTAATTACTATTGAAATTAGCAAACACAATCAAGCAACTAATGAACTTAATGAAGAAATTGCTCAAAGAGACGAGAAAATTAAAGAATTAGTAAAAAAACTTACTAATCAACTAAATTTCTACTTAAAATTAATTTCTAGATTGAGAAAAAATCTAAAGCAATTTAATAAGTTGAACTTTGAACAAGTGGATAAAACAACAGGCGAAAAAATCAAAACCAAAATTAATAAAACTTTAAAACTTTTAAAATCAAAGGAAACTCATTTTAAACAATTACTTGACCAAATAAATCAATCTTTAGTAGATGCAAAAAATGATAATGACTACTCATCAGTGCAAAGTTATGATTTAAATGAAGTTAATAAAGGTTTTGAAAAAATTGTTAATGAATACGATTTAATTAGAAGTTCTGTTATTTCTTTATATGAAAAAAATAATCAAGAAAGAGGTTTACAAATTGTTAATTTACAAAATCAAAACAATGCTCTTCAATCTCAAATAGATACTTTAAATGAGCAAAAAACTGATTTAGAACAAAATCTTGAACAAACCAAAAATGATTTAACAAATAACCTAGCTTCAATTCTTGAAAATCAAATTACTACTTTAAGTGGAATTGAACAAACAATTAGAAATTCAAATTATTTAGACTCTGAAACCTTAGCAGATAATCTTCAGGAGCAAATTAATTCATTAAATAATCTCAAAGATAAATACAATAATGAAAATTACAAAGAAACTTTTATCCCAACTATAAAACAAGCTCTAACATCAGCTCAAAATGCTATAGAACAATACAAACAAAATATCTTTGAACCGCTTAAGAGTGACCACCAAAGAACTTTAGAAAGTTTAAATTCTACTAAAGAGGAATTGGTTTCAACTCAATCTGAACTTAATGCAAAAAATCAAGAAATTGCTAATACTCAAAATTCTTTAAATGCCGTTCGAGCAGAATTAGAACAAAATAAAATAATATTAACTAAAACTCAAGAAACCTTAAGAACAACACAATCTCAGCTTGAAGGGTTGAATACTCAAATAACAACTAACAAAATCCAAGCTAAAGCTGTTTATGATACTGCTAAGGCATTATATGAAAATCTTAAAAGTAAAGCTCAAAACTTCCTCAGAAGTATAAGTCAAAATGTGAACTTTTCACAATTAAGTACTCAATTAGCAGAGGTGTCACCAACTTTTGATGATAATACTACATTAGAACAGAATCAAGCAACCATTAAGTCTTTGATTGAACTTTCGACCAATCTTAATAATGCTTATCAAAGTGCATTACAACAAGATTATGATTCTAGAACAACAACACTAAATAACACAATTTCTTCATTAAATGGCTTAAAAGATCAGCTTCAGAGAAATATTAATAATTTAATTCAAAAACAAACTAATCTTTCAAGTAGTTTGAATGCGAATATTAATTCTCTATCAAGAGAATATACAGATATAAAAACAAAAGCTAATAAAGTTAAAAATAAAGCTAAGCAATGACAAATTGATGTTTCAAGAATTGAAAAATTACTTGCTATAAGCAATTTAAACAATCCTAGAAACAACTTGGATGAACAAATTAATTTTATTAATGAATACATTACACGAATTAGCAATTTAACCACCGAAGTTTTTGAATTGCAAAATAAAATAATTACTAAAACTGAAAAGCGAATAACTAAAAATATAGCTGATCAAGATCAAGGCACAAATGACCAAATATCAGCACTTAATAATTCCTTAAGATTAAAGGAACAACAAATTAATGGATTGAATAAAAGAATTTCTAATCTTATTGATCAAATTAATAATAAAATTTGAGAAACTCACTTAGATGAAAAAAATAGTCAAATTAGTAATTTAAACCAACAAATTAAAACACTAGAAAAACAAATAGAAAAAGGTCGAACCGACTTAACTGAAATGACATCTAAATATACAGAATATAAGAACTTAATCTTCAATTCAGATTGATTTAGTTGAGCAACAACATCTGAAAATTACTATGATGAATGATTTTTTGGAAACGCATATTCAACTGATAGCGACAAAGATAAATATGGAAAATTTTTTACAAAATTTAATCCAGGTAAAAAACCGCAAATTGTTGCTGCTATAAATAGTATTAAAGTTTTACCAGCTAAACATATAAAGGATACGCCTTTTAAATTTAAAATTTCTTATATTGATCTAAATGACAATAATAAGATTAAAACAATTATAAAAAATATTAGCTATTTAGATGCTCTTGAAAGAAATGAATATGCTTTTTCAATATCAAAACGAATCGAAGAACCAGAAGATGGTGTTACGCAAATTACCGAAGAATTTGTTGTGGTTAAATATATGAATAATCTTGGTTTCGAATTTACAAATGTTGTTGCTACATACTTTTCTGATATCCCAAGAGATAATAGACTTTTTGACGAAATGACAGGAATAACATACGAGGAACCAGAATATGATTTACCTTTTAGGGCTAAAAATCCTGTAGTTTCTGTTGTGACAGTTTAAATAAAAGAAGTATTGAAAAAAATATTTTTAAAGGAACTTAGTTTTGTGCTTTATAGGACTAAGTTCCTTTATTTTTTTAAATTTTTAATTCACAAAGATGCATCAGTTTAGTAATATATTATATTGTTTATTTATTACCAATAAATTACATTGATAAAGTTTTTTGTAAAAATGTTTTTACATGGCTATATATTTTAATTTTGTTTTCTTGAATTAATTACATAAAAAATGCACCCTTTAAGTTAGACAATTAAAGACTAACTTAAAGGGTGCATTTAATTTATTAGTAATTAAATTTATTTAACATGTGCAGCATCCACAAAATTTGGATCAACTGTATATCCTTTTGGAAGTGAAGTGTATAATTCTTCGGTTGGATTATAAGTAAATTTATTTTCTGAACTATATGATAAATATCCTTTATAAATATCAACCATATATCATTTATTGGTTTTTTTATCAAAAAATTCTAATCAATAAGTTTCACGTTCTTTATCTTCATTTGGATATTGGTGGGTTCCTTTAATAAGTTGAACATCATAAACTCCAATTATAAATAAAAAATATCCATAAAGTTCAACAAGATGATTAATGTTAGTTCTTGCAATAGAAATTCCTTTATTAAGTTTTTTTCTTGAATTTTCTATATCGTCTTTAAAAGAGGCTTCTAGCTTAGACAATTCTTCCTGTTTAGAGATAATTGTTTGTTGAGAGGCGTTTTGTTCTCTTAAAGTTTTTAATTCATTAAAAACTGTTTTAAAATTATTTAATCTTTGATGAATTAAGCTTTGTTTTTGCTTAGCTAAAATATAATTTTTTGAAGAAGTATCATCATTTTTTTCTAAACTTTCAACTTTTAAATCTGCATTTGTTACTGACTCAAAGTTAACTAAATCTAAATTATTTTCAAAAAATTCCTTAGGATTGTCCAAAAAATCTTTTCTTAACTTTAGATTCTTATCAATTTCGGAAGTTTCGCTAAAAACTTTAAATAAATCACTTTTTTGATTATCTTCAGGATTTTGTGATGTTAAAAGAAATTCTGGCCCAAATCCAAGTGCCATTCCAGGTGCTTTAAGTTCATCTGAAACTACAAATTTTTGATTTTTCATATAATTAAATAATTTTAAATATACATTTTTAGTATCTTCTATTTGGCTTGAAGTTAGACGATCCTTAACTTGCTTAGCAACATTAATAAAATGACTATAAGGAATTGAATTAAACGGTACTTGAGATTTATTATATTGAAAAATAATTGTATTGACATCCCCAAAATTATCACGAGTAACAGTTATCAATGAATTAGAATCATTTTCAGGTAGCGATATTTTTTTTAAAAATTCAGCATATAGTGGTGTGTCTTTCAAAAAATGAGAAATAACTTTGATTACCTTTTCCTTGTCTATAAATTTTTTAGGATTACTTTTATCAATAAATGATAAGTTGTTTAATCGATTATATAAATCATGAATTTCTTCTTCTAATTGAGTAAATTCTTGCTTTTTGGAATCATTATTAAAATTTGCAGAAACTAATAATGAAAGATTTTTGTTATTTGATAAGGATTGATATTCTTCAGTTTTTTTCTGTAATAATTTTCATTGTTCTTGGAAAAATTTTAGGGCATTTTCATTGGTAATTTTCTGTTCTAAATTAGAATTAGCATTAAATTTATTATTTTCAATTGTAACCAAACCTTTGAGAGTCTTTTTTGCTTCATTATTATTAACTGAATAAGTTCCATCAATTTTGTAAATCACATCTTTGAAATTTAAATTTAAATTAGCTTTATTATATAAACTATTTTCAAAACTTAATAAAGAATTATTTTGATAATTTGTAGCAACACGCT
Coding sequences:
- a CDS encoding transglutaminase domain-containing protein, which codes for MTTNKEFFEIWKAILKMKFSKVLSYNKSKWSLVLVGGIVLITTIVLPLVFVKKTNLKTKNSNIFNEKNIEQAEITSSIEKNPEKRVITGEESIKNPKIPIVLVEKENNSITTKTPKVIPKNNQQKIPIDSPKKDDKEVLKIKNISNSSMATSPDIDNKVTKSLISGEKRTEKPIPKPIPKPIPKPIEYLLSDEQNKKLKTLKSNLQEVLVDTTNLPSLDKFILLINKKIEQIERAKTFKDYLEIFKSNWNSFFSRYKIWKSSFLSKNELIASESDKNEWNKLYAKSLNLIRSAKEEPTNVVRNSLKDFYIYKLKEQIKLYEQHPYYLQPLKRLKKFLYYYQNNYDKYVDFQWGIDKNNDFSLSPDKYYSGNFKKILVNDEFIANWLKYYRRWNWIFVEKKDQIPKIEDKDISALQIDPKFKDNKIISDYLARQINFQPNSYFKLWNINEQNPEKVNDNDVKQKGLKIFSGDFNKEIAVSNEINRLNLSKVSFQKPTFKFKKDLFDNKEYQFLDWSSIKNFDYKKFYDYQKLVELKDKPKIGSHENYKIYNNLLFEKPNLFSDAKYKSIESELINPKRIRFNNLFSTYGQFTADGSENYSDEEIKKLKIDSWINPIPEYKRWFNHWKKVLPNIINKNWNDETKIKAVAYYIATNSLYLYFPVNVYYNYNGYGFYNPAQIFTNDPEIQCVGYSMNLAAALTILNIPVRIVSGPYLGDPQSTIVSGYHAWNEVKVDNRWKAIDLTNFDLFEGENPENPTYELRDDIDLFLERNSKYMNQFKLDLGSYETTLMFFKNPKEYEYLDLPDSI
- a CDS encoding TIGR00282 family metallophosphoesterase, with translation MAQLKILFFGDIFGKRGLQTLEATLPKLREQYQPDFIIAQGENVSGRKGLTYNDYLKLKSLGVNVITMGNHVWAKDDIATFINNSNIIRPLNVEDIYPGVGAKVFEVNKQKLLVISLMGISFNPLLSPWKQDVANNFFDAFDYVIQKYEHDFVFVDFHGETTSEKNVFGLYADGTADAICGTHTHVQTSDGRTLPKGTLFITDVGMTGPQDCAIGASYEPVYNKMRFNTKQRFEVSDNPTQLNAVLLILNTNKQDNQIITINQRDVLA
- a CDS encoding coiled-coil domain-containing protein; its protein translation is MKKINKKSTKRFLLSFGGFLLLGTGIGIGIGSGKTINQNQISFLNTKINNLSFQLREYSEANKQDKSKVQNLKIQREQLQLFAQDLSNLTSSNANLDKLSSNISNPKASNDGFKAFEQPFLNWKESLSKKVLSLTKTLKKLSDNSNNFTEDSQKAIASSLKKVKNLSNSLKSITFNNTSSAVKAFNSIQKAQNTFLTQLTNVINLVSNQIRKHKQEVDDLNDQITQRDEKIKELAEKLISQLGFYLKWMSEFKGTLKDFDDSKFEKTDKVQVEKIKTKVNSTLKLLTTKEAYFNQLFEQMNQSLTDAQDDNDYSNIQSYDLNDVNKSFERIIKEYDSVKDLINTLYEKEIKQKISHISAQSQQINNLEQQNNELQNQVDSLNNQKTTLEQNLEQTKNDLMSNLALVLENQITTLDTIEQTIRSSSDANADASADKLKNQIEILTNLKTQYTADNYSQTFITVVNNALKVAQEVIQEYKSNVLDTLKVQYQNTLESLNSTKEELVATQSELNAKNQELTNTQNALNSVRAELEKNKIILTKTQETLRTTQSQLEALNTQIIISKVEAKTVYDNVKELYDNIKTKAQDFLGSVNQNLDFSHLRSQLAKIAPTFDERANLEQNQANIKSLIELSTNLNSAYQSALQQDYDINTAILNNSISSLNSSIAELQKNVNNLSQRQNIYSTLLVSNVNSLTREYKNRKSLAIKIKLAAEQWQINVSEIKKLLALSDLQTPENNAEKQIDFINEYTNRIINLYTETIQLQKKIVAKTENTLNSKNNLSKKLQNQLDLANDEIRGKAFTIKNLNNENQNYKKNLIEKNSLINSLQNQIQTVTNQLKSSQVEKTSIETQLSKVRSDLSTMTTNYTKFKNLILNSKLYKNATKHVLFYQPYGFGTELYGTGYKNTNTDKQKYGEYFYNFTGNPKKPQQVSVLNRINILSRGNYQYKFKIYYIDANETDDANKLKVKKVQIPLDAFNNDRKYSFKLNLSEKETNAGKTTSLQFVVVRRIEFGKFEFTNVVANLFTKDYGRGLDYYNLVITSPTVMVAVDDDE